A single region of the Brachypodium distachyon strain Bd21 chromosome 3, Brachypodium_distachyon_v3.0, whole genome shotgun sequence genome encodes:
- the LOC100835640 gene encoding alpha-1,3-mannosyl-glycoprotein 2-beta-N-acetylglucosaminyltransferase isoform X1: protein MARNPCDIRFLLLAAAAAFIYIQVRLFSTQSHHSERLAEAEKLENKCTDQLRSMIDQVSAQQEKIVALEEMKLRQDEERVQLKILIQDLEKRSLQTSVNKDVQVPVAAVVIMACNRPDYLQRTVESILKYQTAVASKFPLFISQDGTNGEVKKKALSYTRITFMQHVDLEPVRTERPGEMTAYYKIAKHYKWALDQLFLKHSFGRVIILEDDMEIAPDFFDYFEAAAKLLDDDKTIMAVSSWNDNGQKQFVYDPKALYRSDFFPGLGWMLTKPTWIELSPKWPKAYWDDWVRLKEVHRDRQFIRPEVCRTYNFGEHGSSMGQFFNQYLEPIKLNDVHIDWNSEDLSYLREDKFLIQFGKEVASATPLHGSDALLKAHNMDVDVRIQYNDQGDFERIARQFGIFEEWKDGVPRAAYKGVVMFRYKSSRRRIYLVGPDSLSQLGV, encoded by the exons atggctcgtaaccccTGCGACatccgcttcctcctcctcgccgccgccgcagctttCATCTACATCCAA GTGCGGCTCTTTTCTACCCAGTCTCATCACTCCGAACGCCTTGCAGAAGCA GAAAAATTGGAGAACAAATGCACCGATCAGTTGCGTTCCATGATCGATCAAGTCAGCGCGCAGCAGGAGAAGATTGTTGCGTTGGAAG AGATGAAGCTACGCCAAGACGAGGAGCGTGTGCAGCTGAAGATTTTAATCCAAGATCTTGAAA AAAGGAGTTTGCAGACCTCAGTAAACAAGGATGTG CAGGTTCCTGTTGCCGCTGTTGTAATAATGGCTTGCAATCGACCAGATTATTTACAGAGGACAGTTGAATCTATCCTGAA GTACCAGACAGCAGTTGCTTCAAAGTTCCCACTGTTTATATCTCAG GATGGAACCAATGGAGaagtaaaaaagaaagctTTGAGCTATACTCGAATAACATTTATGCAG CATGTAGATCTTGAACCTGTGCGCACTGAAAGACCAGGAGAAATGACAGCGTATTACAAGATAGCTA AACACTATAAATGGGCCTTGGATCAGCTATTCCTGAAGCATAGTTTTGGTCGAGTCATCATTCTGGAAG ATGACATGGAGATCGCCCCAGATTTCTTTGACTACTTCGAGGCTGCAGCAAAATTACTTGATGACGACAA GACAATAATGGCTGTTTCTTCTTGGAATGACAATGGGCAAAAACAGTTCGTTTATGACCCAA AAGCTCTTTACCGTTCGGACTTCTTTCCTGGGCTTGGATGGATGTTAACAAAGCCAACATGGATTGAGCTTTCACCAAAGTGGCCCAAAGC TTATTGGGATGATTGGGTGAGGCTAAAGGAGGTACACAGAGATCGGCAATTTATCCGGCCAGAAGTCTGCAGAACATATAATTTTGGCGAGCAT GGATCAAGCATGGGACAATTCTTCAATCAATACTTGGAACCAATCAAGTTAAATGATGTTCAT ATCGACTGGAATTCTGAGGACCTGAGCTACCTCAGGGAG GACAAGTTTTTGATCCAATTTGGAAAAGAAGTGGCCAGCGCCACACCTCTGCACGGATCCGACGCTTTGTTGAAGGCCCACAATATGGATGTGGATGTAAGGATTCAGTACAATGACCAGGGAGATTTCGAGCGTATAGCTCGTcagtttggaatatttgaaGAATGGAAG GATGGTGTTCCAAGAGCAGCTTACAAAGGAGTAGTGATGTTCCGGTACAAGAGTAGTCGAAGACGAATATACCTGGTTGGCCCTGACTCTCTTAGTCAACTTGGGGTTTAG
- the LOC100835640 gene encoding alpha-1,3-mannosyl-glycoprotein 2-beta-N-acetylglucosaminyltransferase isoform X2, whose amino-acid sequence MARNPCDIRFLLLAAAAAFIYIQVRLFSTQSHHSERLAEAEKLENKCTDQLRSMIDQVSAQQEKIVALEEMKLRQDEERVQLKILIQDLEKRSLQTSVNKDVVPVAAVVIMACNRPDYLQRTVESILKYQTAVASKFPLFISQDGTNGEVKKKALSYTRITFMQHVDLEPVRTERPGEMTAYYKIAKHYKWALDQLFLKHSFGRVIILEDDMEIAPDFFDYFEAAAKLLDDDKTIMAVSSWNDNGQKQFVYDPKALYRSDFFPGLGWMLTKPTWIELSPKWPKAYWDDWVRLKEVHRDRQFIRPEVCRTYNFGEHGSSMGQFFNQYLEPIKLNDVHIDWNSEDLSYLREDKFLIQFGKEVASATPLHGSDALLKAHNMDVDVRIQYNDQGDFERIARQFGIFEEWKDGVPRAAYKGVVMFRYKSSRRRIYLVGPDSLSQLGV is encoded by the exons atggctcgtaaccccTGCGACatccgcttcctcctcctcgccgccgccgcagctttCATCTACATCCAA GTGCGGCTCTTTTCTACCCAGTCTCATCACTCCGAACGCCTTGCAGAAGCA GAAAAATTGGAGAACAAATGCACCGATCAGTTGCGTTCCATGATCGATCAAGTCAGCGCGCAGCAGGAGAAGATTGTTGCGTTGGAAG AGATGAAGCTACGCCAAGACGAGGAGCGTGTGCAGCTGAAGATTTTAATCCAAGATCTTGAAA AAAGGAGTTTGCAGACCTCAGTAAACAAGGATGTG GTTCCTGTTGCCGCTGTTGTAATAATGGCTTGCAATCGACCAGATTATTTACAGAGGACAGTTGAATCTATCCTGAA GTACCAGACAGCAGTTGCTTCAAAGTTCCCACTGTTTATATCTCAG GATGGAACCAATGGAGaagtaaaaaagaaagctTTGAGCTATACTCGAATAACATTTATGCAG CATGTAGATCTTGAACCTGTGCGCACTGAAAGACCAGGAGAAATGACAGCGTATTACAAGATAGCTA AACACTATAAATGGGCCTTGGATCAGCTATTCCTGAAGCATAGTTTTGGTCGAGTCATCATTCTGGAAG ATGACATGGAGATCGCCCCAGATTTCTTTGACTACTTCGAGGCTGCAGCAAAATTACTTGATGACGACAA GACAATAATGGCTGTTTCTTCTTGGAATGACAATGGGCAAAAACAGTTCGTTTATGACCCAA AAGCTCTTTACCGTTCGGACTTCTTTCCTGGGCTTGGATGGATGTTAACAAAGCCAACATGGATTGAGCTTTCACCAAAGTGGCCCAAAGC TTATTGGGATGATTGGGTGAGGCTAAAGGAGGTACACAGAGATCGGCAATTTATCCGGCCAGAAGTCTGCAGAACATATAATTTTGGCGAGCAT GGATCAAGCATGGGACAATTCTTCAATCAATACTTGGAACCAATCAAGTTAAATGATGTTCAT ATCGACTGGAATTCTGAGGACCTGAGCTACCTCAGGGAG GACAAGTTTTTGATCCAATTTGGAAAAGAAGTGGCCAGCGCCACACCTCTGCACGGATCCGACGCTTTGTTGAAGGCCCACAATATGGATGTGGATGTAAGGATTCAGTACAATGACCAGGGAGATTTCGAGCGTATAGCTCGTcagtttggaatatttgaaGAATGGAAG GATGGTGTTCCAAGAGCAGCTTACAAAGGAGTAGTGATGTTCCGGTACAAGAGTAGTCGAAGACGAATATACCTGGTTGGCCCTGACTCTCTTAGTCAACTTGGGGTTTAG
- the LOC100834716 gene encoding uncharacterized protein LOC100834716: MDPSQMMPRSFPMWAPPPPAPSDAMPPPQLPFLPLPPPNRGWKRKNPNNNNAYQPPAIGDLQVQNRAKARRWFKNPNNPNSNNNPNNRKYFFRKPKAAAPRNTTSFIIRAKRAGGIASLVSPCPVTPAVLPTPVISPSREGLSDMAQEQWGVDGYGSMKGLIRLRSSPQPPNAANGSDDEVEENSSGSDVEEHVEVERRLDHDLSRFEMVYPGRGEEAGGYLLEDDDEYDQDVHVARLEEENLTLKERLFLMEQEVGDMRRRLEAIEARFSGAGGGGSGENVVVEAPENGTERANAVGVADDAVEVALENGTERANAVDVADSAVEGALENGIGRANVVDVADNAVEGALDNGTEKGDTDGDNAVEEALKNGLESAVGADDVVEEGLKNDTEMGDADKTVEQASENGTGRFDAASGADNAVEESLENDMGSAAVEPEKSCNDSEKNAEMIDAGSGEDNGEERKQA; this comes from the coding sequence ATGGATCCCAGCCAGATGATgccccggagcttccccatgtgggcgccgccgccgcccgcgccctccGACGCCATGCCTCCGCCGCAGCTGCctttcctccctctccctccgcccaaCCGCGGCTGGAAGCGCAagaaccccaacaacaacaacgcgTACCAGCCCCCCGCCATCGGCGACCTCCAGGTGCAGAACCGCGCCAAGGCTCGCCGCTGGTTCAAGAACCCCAACAACCCCAACTCCAACAACAATCCCAACAACCGCAAGTACTTCTTCCGCAAGCCCAaagccgccgccccgcgcaaCACCACCTCCTTCATCATCCGCGCCAAGCGCGCCGGCGGCATTGCCTCGCTCGTCTCCCCCTGCCCCGTCACGCCCGCCGTGCTCCCCACCCCCGTCATCTCCCCCTCCCGCGAGGGTCTCTCTGACATGGCGCAGGAGCAGTGGGGCGTCGACGGGTACGGCTCCATGAAGGGACTCATCCGCCTCCGCAGCTCCCCGCAGCCGCCCAACGCTGCCAACGGCTCTGATGATGAGGTTGAGGAGAATTCCAGTGGCAGTGATGTTGAGGAGCATGTTGAGGTGGAGAGGCGGCTTGACCATGATCTTAGCCGCTTCGAGATGGTATACCCTGGGAGGGGTGAGGAAGCTGGGGGCTATTTGcttgaggatgatgatgagtATGACCAGGATGTGCATGTGGCGCGGCTCGAGGAGGAAAACCTCACCTTGAAGGAGAGGCTCTTCTTGATGGAGCAGGAGGTGGGCGACATGAGGCGCCGTCTGGAGGCGATTGAGGCTCGGTTTTCAGGGGCTGGTGGCGGTGGTAGTGGTGAGAATGTGGTCGTCGAGGCTCCGGAGAATGGCACTGAGAGGGCTAATGCTGTCGGTGTTGCTGACGATGCTGTTGAGGTGGCTTTGGAGAATGGCACTGAGAGGGCTAATGCTGTTGATGTTGCTGACAGTGCAGTTGAGGGGGCATTGGAGAATGGCATTGGGAGGGCTAATGTTGTTGATGTTGCTGACAATGCAGTTGAGGGGGCATTGGACAATGGCACGGAGAAGGGTGATACTGATGGTGACAATGCAGTTGAGGAGGCTTTGAAGAATGGCTTGGAGAGTGCTGTTGGTGCTGACGACGTAGTTGAGGAGGGTCTGAAGAATGACACCGAGATGGGTGATGCTGACAAGACAGTTGAGCAGGCTTCAGAGAATGGCACGGGGAGGTTTGATGCTGCCTCAGGTGCTGATAATGCAGTTGAGGAGTCTCTGGAGAATGACATGGGGAGTGCTGCTGTAGAGCCAGAGAAGAGCTGCAACGATTCAGAGAAGAATGCAGAGATGATTGATGCTGGGAGCGGCGAGGACAATGGTGAAGAGAGGAAGCAGGCCTGA
- the LOC100835332 gene encoding U-box domain-containing protein 44, with protein MAHNSDGELEEQSNEGYQEAAFEAFMCPLTRQVMQDPVTIETGQTFEREAILKWFKECRDNGRRATCPLTQTELRSTAITPSIALRNVIDEWRARNEEKDLEKACNALGMHPESGEEDETLRALVYISQICQRSGAKKNLVREQGIIPMIADMLKSSSRRVRLKSLQVLRAVVEDNDQNKEELGKGDTVRTIIKFLSNEHIQERELAVSLLYELSEYEPVCERIGAVYGAILLLVGMGSSKSENTIAVEKAEMTLRNLERYDTNIKQMAENGRLQPLLTKLLQGEPEVQVTMAEYLGELALAHDVKVVVAEQVGELLVSIIKTGGLPAREATLKALREMSSNETSAKILLQAGILPPLVKDLFSVGASSHFPMRLKEVSATILANLVASGASFRSIPLDDAGQTLLSEDVVHSLLHLISNTGPAVECKLLNVLVGLTSSDATAPDVVSAIRSSGATISLIQFLEAAHREIRVESLKLLRNVSPYMGAELADAVGGHLSSLLRVVSDSGGGGVTEEQAAAVGLLGDLPESDTKLTRQLFELGAFRMVSSKLAEVRRGAIRGNRYVAPLTEGMVKVMYRLACAVATEEEYVELAREVGLAPLLVELLQVNGQQDTVQLYAALALEKLSLETKNLTVMPDPPPKAAGGSFLWCPCLGGGGAAATKAGSVEGVCRVHGGYCSLRESFCIVDGKGKTVERLVACLDHLNPEVVEAALAAVSTLVGDGEEEGVVVLGEAEGLRPVVEILVENRTEALRRRAVWLVERILRVEDIAAEVAADQTVASALVEAYRNGDPRTRHTAERALRHLDRIPNFSSAFHNQGQPRRPS; from the exons ATGGCTCATAATTCAGACGGCGAGCTGGAGGAGCAATCGAACGAGGGTTACCAGGAGGCGGCGTTCGAGGCCTTCATGTGCCCTCTCACCAGGCAGGTGATGCAGGACCCGGTCACCATCGAGACAGGCCAGACCTTCGAGCGCGAGGCCATCCTCAAATGGTTCAAGGAGTGCAGGGACAATGGCAGGAGGGCCACCTGCCCACTCACGCAGACAGAGCTCCGCAGCACCGCCATCACCCCCAGCATCGCCCTGCGCAACGTCATCGACGAGTGGAGGGCCAGGAATGAAGAGAAGGACCTCGAGAAAGCCTGCAACGCTCTCGGCATGCACCCTGAGTCCGGCGAGGAGGATGAAACCCTGCGTGCCCTGGTGTATATCTCGCAGATATGCCAGAGGAGCGGTGCCAAGAAGAACCTGGTCCGCGAACAGGGCATCATACCGATGATCGCCGACATGctcaagagcagcagcaggagggtCCGGCTCAAGTCTCTGCAGGTGCTTCGCGCCGTTGTCGAAGACAATGATCAAAACAAG GAAGAGTTGGGGAAAGGCGACACTGTGCGCACGATTATAAAGTTCCTGTCAAACGAGCATATCCAGGAGAGGGAGCTCGCGGTGTCCTTGCTGTATGAGCTCTCAGAGTATGAGCCTGTGTGCGAGAGGATCGGCGCGGTGTATGGGGCTATACTCCTGCTGGTTGGAATGGGGAGCAGCAAGTCGGAGAACACGATCGCCGTGGAGAAAGCAGAGATGACGCTGAGGAATTTGGAGAGGTATGACACCAACATCAAGCAGATGGCTGAAAATGGCAGGCTGCAGCCTCTCCTAACCAAGCTCCTTCAAG GCGAGCCTGAGGTGCAGGTTACCATGGCAGAGTACCTGGGTGAGCTCGCATTGGCTCACGACGtgaaggtggtggtggcggagcAGGTCGGGGAGTTGCTGGTTAGCATCATCAAGACGGGTGGGCtgccggcgagggaggcgacgCTGAAAGCACTGAGGGAGATGTCATCCAACGAGACGAGCGCCAAGATACTGCTGCAAGCAGGCATCCTTCCCCCGCTGGTCAAGGACCTCTTCTCCGTCGGTGCCAGCAGCCACTTCCCCATGAGGCTCAAGGAGGTGTCGGCCACCATCCTCGCCAACCTCGTGGCCTCCGGCGCCAGCTTCAGATCCATTCCGCTGGACGATGCCGGGCAGACACTGCTGTCGGAGGACGTGGTGCACAGCCTGCTCCACCTGATCAGCAACACAGGCCCCGCTGTGGAGTGCAAGCTCCTCAACGTGCTGGTCGGACTCACCAGCTCGGATGCCACGGCGCCCGACGTGGTGTCGGCGATCAGGAGCTCCGGCGCGACCATCAGCCTGATCCAGTTCCTGGAGGCGGCACACCGGGAGATCCGGGTGGAATCGCTCAAGCTGCTGCGGAACGTGTCGCCGTACATGGGCGCCGAGCTGGCAGACGCCGTGGGCGGCCACCTGAGCAGCTTGCTCCGGGTGGTCTCAGAcagcggtggcggaggcgtgACAGAGGAGCAGGCCGCAGCGGTGGGCCTGCTGGGCGACCTCCCAGAGAGCGACACGAAGCTGACGCGGCAGCTGTTTGAGCTTGGGGCGTTCAGGATGGTGAGCTCGAAGCTGGCGGAGGTCCGGCGGGGCGCCATCCGCGGGAACCGGTACGTTGCGCCGCTGACAGAGGGCATGGTGAAGGTGATGTACAGGCTGGCCTGCGCGGTGGCGACAGAGGAGGAGTACGTGGAGCTGGCGAGGGAGGTCGGgctggcgccgctgctggtggAGTTGCTGCAGGTGAACGGGCAGCAGGACACAGTGCAGCTCTAcgcggcgctggcgctggaGAAGCTCTCCCTAGAGACGAAGAACCTGACAGTGATGCCGGACCCGCCGCCAAAGGCAGCAGGCGGTAGTTTTCTGTGGTGCCCGTGCTTGGGTGGTGGCGgggcagcagcaacaaaggCAGGGAGTGTCGAGGGCGTGTGCCGGGTGCACGGTGGGTACTGCTCACTGAGGGAGAGCTTCTGCATCGTGGACGGGAAGGGAAAGACGGTGGAGCGGCTGGTGGCGTGCCTAGACCACCTGAACCCagaggtggtggaggcggcgctggcggcggtgTCGACGCTGGTGGGggacggggaggaggaaggggtgGTGGTGCTAGGGGAGGCAGAGGGGCTCCGGCCGGTGGTGGAGATCCTGGTGGAGAACCGAACGGAGGCattgaggaggagggcggtgTGGCTGGTGGAGAGGATCCTCCGGGTGGAAGACATTGCTGCTGAGGTGGCCGCCGACCAGACGGTGGCGTCGGCGCTGGTGGAGGCTTACCGGAACGGTGACCCCCGCACCAGGCACACCGCCGAGCGCGCCCTCAGGCACCTCGACAGGATCCCCAACTTCTCCAGCGCCTTCCACAATCAAGGACAACCACGACGACCATCATGA
- the LOC100835022 gene encoding metal tolerance protein C2, translated as MADPKPWNPNYGVVGSGDRRLAYSRQLSISSPLAPTPRLARSDSSISMPSTLLQGGPASIRSRWLATRHMRRLALLLALNVAYSAVEFSIGLLTGRIGLVSDAFHLTFGCGLLTFSLFAMAASRTKPDSIYTYGYKRLEVLAAFTNALFLLFLSFSLAVEALHAFMQDESEHKHYLIVSAVTNLLVNLLGVWFFRSYARVSIVYRKAEDMNHHSICLHVLADSVRSAGLILASWFLSLGVENAEVLCLGIVSVAVFMLVLPLFKASGNILLQIAPGNVAPSAFIKCGRQITAHEDVSEVCQGRFWELVPGHAVGCLSIRVKNGGDNDDSVLKYVHGLYEDLGIQELTIQTED; from the exons ATGGCGGATCCCAAGCCGTGGAACCCCAACTACGGCGTCGTCGGCAGCGGGGACCGCCGCCTCGCCTACTCCCGTCAGCTCTCCATCTCTTCTCCTCTCGCGCCCACGCCCCGCCTCGCGCGCTCCGactcctccatctccatgccCTCCACCCTCCTCCAAGGAGGCCCCGCGAGCATCCGATCCCGATGGCTCGCCACCCGCCACATGCGGCGcctcgcgctcctcctcgccctcaACGTCGCCTACTCCGCAGTCGAGTTCTCCATCGGCCTGCTCACCGGACGCATAGGCCTCGTCTCCGACGCTTTCCATTTGACCTTTGGCTGCGGCCTGCTCACCTTCTCCCTGTTTGCCATGGCTGCCTCTCGGACCAAGCCCGATTCTATCTACACCTACGG GTACAAAAGATTGGAGGTCCTGGCTGCCTTTACAAATGCC CTGTTCCTGCTTTTCCTGTCTTTCTCCTTGGCTGTTGAAGCACTGCATGCATTTATGCAGGATGAGTCTGAGCACAA GCATTACCTCATTGTTTCTGCTGTGACAAACCTTTTGGTCAATTTACTTGGTGTTTGGTTCTTTCGGAGCTATGCTCGTGTTAGCATAG TTTACAGGAAAGCAGAGGATATGAATCATCACTCCATCTGTTTGCATGTTCTGGCAGATTCAGTACGGAG TGCAGGCTTGATACTAGCTTCTTGGTTTCTTTCATTGGG GGTTGAGAATGCTGAGGTGTTGTGCTTGGGAATTGTCTCGGTGGCAGTGTTCATGCTTGTTTTGCCTCTGTTCAAAGCCAGTGGCAATATCCTGCTTCAAATTGCACCTGGCAACGTAGCACCTTCTGCTTTCATCAAGTGCGGCAGACAG ATTACTGCTCACGAGGACGTCTCTGAGGTATGCCAGGGTCGATTCTGGGAGCTTGTACCTGGTCATGCTGTCGGTTGTCTGTCCATTCGG GTGAAGAATGGTGGTGACAATGATGACTCGGTGCTTAAATATGTGCATGGATTGTACGAGGATCTGGGAATACAAGAGCTGACCATCCAAACTGAAGATTGA